One genomic region from Lachnospiraceae bacterium encodes:
- a CDS encoding tetratricopeptide repeat protein: MSYIKKHPHFIILTLGTVIALICGAGFVHLLMGYLAYAVFMYFVRLPLSIGWTGYVFQFVFRKQKWAIPLYRYALKHRASCSSPLIAYGLYLLEECHYEEALTAFQHVVTLPKVNPTMLKFARQDLAIAYWKTGDLATGISTLEQMQKDYEFFNLEFYTTLGYFYIEAGEYEKAREITDLALMEDEAHGPAYDNLAQIEYRQGHYDEAEALFLKALDLRDTMADSKYYLGLIYEKAGDPDAALAYFTAAHNSRITGLNTVTREQVDAKYQEYIKEM; this comes from the coding sequence ATGTCCTACATAAAAAAACATCCCCATTTCATCATTCTGACTCTTGGCACCGTTATCGCGCTGATATGCGGCGCCGGCTTTGTGCACCTGCTGATGGGCTATCTGGCCTACGCCGTTTTCATGTATTTTGTCCGTCTGCCGCTTTCGATCGGCTGGACCGGCTATGTATTTCAGTTTGTTTTCCGCAAACAAAAATGGGCCATTCCGCTTTACCGCTATGCGCTAAAGCACAGGGCCTCCTGCTCTTCTCCGCTCATCGCCTACGGGCTCTATCTTTTAGAGGAGTGTCATTACGAGGAAGCCCTGACCGCCTTTCAGCATGTGGTCACGCTCCCCAAGGTCAATCCGACCATGCTCAAATTTGCCCGTCAGGATCTGGCCATTGCCTATTGGAAGACCGGCGACCTCGCCACCGGCATCTCCACCCTCGAGCAAATGCAGAAGGACTATGAATTTTTCAATCTCGAATTTTACACCACACTGGGCTATTTTTACATAGAGGCCGGCGAATACGAAAAGGCGCGTGAGATCACCGACCTCGCTCTCATGGAGGATGAGGCTCACGGCCCTGCCTATGACAATCTGGCTCAGATCGAATACCGCCAAGGTCACTACGATGAGGCCGAAGCGCTCTTCTTAAAAGCGCTTGATCTGCGCGATACCATGGCCGACAGCAAATATTATCTGGGCCTGATCTACGAAAAGGCAGGCGATCCCGATGCCGCCCTCGCCTACTTTACCGCGGCGCACAATTCACGCATCACCGGTCTCAACACCGTAACCCGCGAGCAGGTCGATGCCAAATATCAAGAATATATAAAGGAGATGTAA
- a CDS encoding anti-sigma regulatory factor, translating to MIFKYQVDASVPEMAGRASTEFKTALKQLGVSPKVIRRISIAMYEGEINMVIHANGGEITCEVDESKIQVEMADSGPGIPDLDLAMTAGWSTASPEARELGFGAGMGMPNMKKFSDDMKVETEVGVGTTLTLGFNLT from the coding sequence ATGATTTTTAAATATCAGGTGGATGCCTCTGTGCCGGAGATGGCCGGCAGAGCCTCTACTGAATTTAAAACGGCGCTTAAGCAGCTCGGCGTGAGCCCGAAGGTCATTCGACGCATTTCGATCGCAATGTATGAGGGAGAGATCAATATGGTCATCCATGCAAACGGCGGCGAGATTACCTGTGAGGTAGACGAAAGCAAAATTCAGGTGGAGATGGCCGATTCTGGGCCGGGGATTCCCGATCTGGATCTGGCGATGACAGCCGGCTGGTCCACAGCTTCTCCGGAGGCCAGGGAGCTTGGCTTTGGCGCCGGCATGGGCATGCCCAATATGAAAAAATTCAGCGACGATATGAAGGTGGAGACAGAGGTAGGCGTCGGCACGACGCTTACCCTGGGGTTTAATTTGACATAA
- a CDS encoding 4Fe-4S binding protein — protein sequence MEDRCVGCTTCIKRCPTEAIRVRGGRAHIIKGRCIDCGICMQVCKHKAKVAVTKKLDEILESPYKLKIALPPPSLYSQFEGNRNVNRILTALRRIGFDEVVGVAMGAEVITAATREYIREHPRSEEEGPWISSACPAIVRLIQNRFPSLIDNILPLISPMETAARIARKAFIEKGYKDEEIGVFFITPCPAKATEVAHPSMVEKSAVTDTVALNEIFYKIRPIIKSIQGEDIEVLQLSGQEGIRWAHIGGESENLGLKDVLSVDGIDNVIEIMDRLENGVIQRVDFIEANACTGGCLGGPMAVENPFSAETRMKKVLRRNENPCYNKEILGIRVPVEAEKELEELDNMQFSSDMQEAWRMMQERDQLNERLPQIDCGACGSPSCLAFATDVVKGKVQVEDCIFLLRQRVKEVAEEMVALSGKMPPSIKQKDEE from the coding sequence ATGGAAGATCGCTGCGTTGGCTGTACAACGTGTATCAAACGATGTCCTACCGAAGCGATCCGCGTGCGGGGAGGCCGGGCGCATATCATCAAAGGGCGCTGTATCGACTGCGGCATCTGCATGCAGGTGTGCAAGCACAAAGCCAAGGTGGCGGTGACAAAGAAGCTGGACGAGATTTTGGAAAGCCCCTACAAGCTCAAAATCGCGCTGCCGCCGCCGTCTTTATACAGTCAGTTTGAGGGCAACCGCAATGTAAACCGGATCCTGACAGCGCTGCGCCGGATCGGGTTCGACGAGGTGGTTGGCGTGGCGATGGGGGCGGAAGTGATCACAGCCGCAACCCGGGAATACATTCGCGAGCATCCGCGCAGCGAGGAGGAGGGCCCTTGGATTTCCTCGGCATGTCCGGCGATTGTACGACTGATTCAAAACAGGTTCCCTTCGCTGATCGACAACATACTGCCCCTGATTTCGCCCATGGAAACAGCTGCGCGCATTGCGCGTAAGGCCTTTATTGAAAAGGGATATAAAGATGAAGAGATCGGCGTATTTTTCATTACGCCCTGTCCGGCAAAGGCGACAGAGGTAGCGCATCCCAGCATGGTGGAAAAGTCAGCCGTGACGGACACCGTGGCGCTGAATGAAATTTTTTATAAAATCCGTCCGATTATCAAAAGCATTCAGGGCGAGGACATCGAGGTGCTGCAGCTGAGCGGCCAGGAGGGTATCCGCTGGGCGCATATTGGCGGCGAAAGCGAAAATCTGGGGCTTAAGGATGTGCTTTCGGTTGACGGCATCGACAATGTGATCGAGATTATGGACCGGCTGGAAAACGGCGTTATCCAGCGCGTGGATTTCATCGAGGCCAACGCCTGCACCGGCGGCTGTCTGGGCGGGCCCATGGCTGTGGAAAATCCGTTCAGTGCAGAGACGCGCATGAAAAAGGTGCTGCGCCGCAATGAAAACCCCTGCTACAACAAAGAGATCCTCGGCATCAGGGTGCCGGTGGAGGCCGAAAAGGAGTTGGAGGAGCTCGACAACATGCAGTTCAGCTCCGACATGCAGGAGGCATGGCGCATGATGCAGGAGCGCGATCAGCTCAACGAGCGCCTGCCGCAGATCGACTGCGGCGCCTGTGGCTCGCCGTCCTGTCTGGCCTTTGCGACAGATGTGGTCAAGGGCAAGGTGCAGGTGGAGGACTGCATTTTCCTGCTGCGCCAGCGAGTGAAAGAGGTGGCAGAGGAGATGGTAGCCCTGTCAGGCAAAATGCCGCCCAGCATTAAACAAAAGGATGAAGAATAA
- a CDS encoding serine kinase, which translates to MVVRDLLELDELTLIQEGDMEAEVSGGYMGDLLSVVMGEAQEGQVWITIQSHVNIVAVASLKGVPAIIIAHGYEPDEETCKTAEEEGIALLGTKLDPFSIAKKLILEKNL; encoded by the coding sequence ATGGTTGTACGCGATCTATTGGAGCTCGATGAGCTTACGCTGATTCAGGAGGGCGACATGGAGGCCGAGGTCAGCGGCGGATATATGGGCGATCTTTTGAGTGTTGTGATGGGAGAGGCGCAGGAGGGGCAGGTCTGGATCACGATTCAGAGCCATGTCAATATTGTAGCTGTGGCATCGCTTAAAGGAGTGCCGGCCATTATCATCGCCCATGGCTATGAGCCGGATGAGGAGACATGCAAAACGGCGGAGGAAGAGGGCATTGCGCTGTTAGGCACCAAGCTGGATCCCTTCTCTATTGCCAAAAAGCTGATTCTGGAGAAAAATCTATGA
- a CDS encoding sensor histidine kinase, which yields MMKELALHVLDIGENSVRGEGKNIEILICEDEKENRLMIRIEDDGRGIAPDMLKTIRNPFTTSRTMRKVGLGIPFLNDTCLMCGGRLDIDSEVGKGTTVTAQMELDHIDRPPLGDMPSTLMTLFSSHPEIAFTYRYQHRGKEAEELQEFAVSTPELNEILEGVPLSTPSVYLWVKEFIRENMEEIRQM from the coding sequence ATGATGAAGGAGCTGGCGCTGCATGTGCTGGATATCGGAGAAAACAGCGTGCGGGGCGAAGGAAAAAATATTGAGATCCTCATCTGCGAGGATGAGAAAGAAAACCGGCTTATGATCCGGATTGAGGATGATGGCCGCGGGATTGCGCCGGATATGCTGAAAACGATCCGCAATCCGTTTACCACCAGCCGCACGATGCGCAAGGTGGGCCTAGGGATTCCATTTTTAAATGATACCTGCCTGATGTGCGGCGGACGGCTGGATATTGACAGTGAGGTCGGCAAAGGAACGACGGTGACGGCGCAGATGGAGCTGGATCATATCGACAGGCCTCCGCTTGGCGATATGCCCTCTACGCTGATGACGCTGTTTTCCTCTCATCCGGAAATCGCGTTTACCTATCGCTATCAGCACCGGGGAAAGGAAGCGGAGGAGCTGCAGGAATTTGCGGTGAGCACGCCAGAGCTGAACGAGATCCTGGAAGGGGTTCCGCTGAGTACGCCCAGTGTGTATCTGTGGGTAAAGGAATTTATCCGGGAAAATATGGAAGAGATCCGGCAAATGTGA
- a CDS encoding PHP domain-containing protein: MKIICDLHMHSALSPCALNEMTPNNMVNMALLQELTAIAVTDHNSCRNAEMVMKVAQGTGLVVVPGLEVQTREEVHVVTLFQKLEDALAMQEEVYAALPAMKAPAKVREKQQLLDDEDEIIGYEEKMLSMSCDMSLEKVAARAAANHGLAIPAHIDRKSCSVLSNLGFIPTDLHFPTLELSMYAEKESYEKKYAQEYRLITASDAHELGLIGMAPSELEVESVSAHGILQALSQSLL, translated from the coding sequence ATGAAGATCATTTGTGATTTACATATGCATTCCGCTCTTTCGCCCTGTGCGCTGAATGAGATGACTCCTAATAATATGGTCAACATGGCGCTGCTTCAAGAGCTGACGGCGATTGCGGTCACCGATCACAATTCCTGCCGCAATGCGGAGATGGTGATGAAGGTGGCGCAGGGGACGGGTCTGGTAGTGGTGCCTGGTTTAGAAGTGCAGACAAGAGAAGAGGTTCATGTGGTCACACTGTTCCAGAAGCTGGAGGATGCACTTGCCATGCAGGAGGAGGTCTATGCGGCGCTGCCTGCGATGAAGGCACCGGCCAAGGTGCGGGAAAAGCAGCAGCTGCTGGATGATGAGGATGAGATCATCGGGTATGAAGAAAAGATGCTCAGTATGTCTTGTGATATGAGTCTTGAGAAGGTGGCGGCAAGAGCCGCAGCCAATCATGGACTGGCCATTCCGGCGCATATCGACCGCAAGAGCTGCAGTGTGCTTTCTAATTTGGGATTTATTCCAACCGATCTTCATTTTCCGACCCTGGAGCTTTCCATGTATGCAGAGAAGGAAAGCTACGAAAAAAAATATGCGCAGGAGTATCGTTTGATCACGGCCTCGGATGCGCATGAGCTTGGCCTGATCGGTATGGCTCCCAGCGAGCTGGAGGTCGAGAGCGTTTCCGCTCACGGAATCCTGCAGGCACTGAGTCAGAGCCTATTGTAA
- a CDS encoding NAD(P)H-dependent oxidoreductase subunit E — MACNCANGADKEKYAELDAFIASLPSTHGELIRVLHTAQGIFGYLPKEVQIYVAQKLNVPVSKVYGVVSFYSFFTMKPKGEYDISVCMGTACYVRGAESVLEELKKRLGIDIGGTTADGKFSLRTLRCVGACGLAPVVMIGDKVYGRVTPDMVEGILAECQ; from the coding sequence ATGGCATGTAATTGTGCTAACGGCGCGGACAAAGAAAAATATGCAGAGCTTGATGCGTTTATTGCGTCTTTGCCCAGCACCCATGGTGAATTGATCCGTGTGCTGCATACGGCTCAAGGAATTTTCGGCTATTTGCCGAAGGAGGTTCAGATTTATGTAGCGCAGAAGCTGAATGTTCCGGTATCCAAAGTATACGGCGTGGTAAGCTTCTATTCTTTCTTTACGATGAAGCCCAAAGGAGAGTATGATATTTCTGTCTGTATGGGTACGGCCTGCTATGTGCGTGGTGCAGAAAGCGTTTTGGAAGAGCTGAAAAAGCGTCTGGGCATCGACATCGGCGGTACGACGGCGGATGGCAAGTTCTCTTTGAGAACGCTGCGCTGCGTAGGTGCCTGCGGCCTGGCTCCCGTTGTGATGATCGGAGACAAGGTGTATGGCCGTGTGACTCCCGATATGGTAGAAGGAATTTTGGCTGAGTGCCAGTAA
- a CDS encoding (2Fe-2S) ferredoxin domain-containing protein: MAKIKSLEELKKIKEQAQNTVSLRVKGDNIENLIQIRVAMATCGIAAGARETMDEFIKVLQEEKIENAVVTQTGCMGYCYAEPTIELTMPGKEPVVYGHVDRAKVHEIVEKGIKNGEMLDGIIPVTHNTVE, encoded by the coding sequence ATGGCTAAGATTAAATCATTGGAAGAGCTGAAAAAGATCAAAGAGCAGGCACAAAACACGGTTTCGCTGCGCGTAAAGGGCGACAACATTGAAAACCTGATTCAGATTCGCGTGGCAATGGCTACCTGCGGAATTGCTGCCGGCGCACGTGAGACGATGGATGAGTTCATCAAGGTGCTGCAGGAAGAAAAGATTGAAAATGCCGTTGTGACGCAGACTGGCTGCATGGGATACTGCTATGCAGAGCCCACGATCGAGCTGACCATGCCCGGCAAGGAGCCTGTTGTATATGGTCATGTGGATAGAGCAAAGGTACATGAGATCGTAGAAAAGGGTATCAAGAACGGCGAGATGCTGGACGGCATCATTCCCGTGACGCATAATACCGTTGAATAA
- a CDS encoding NADH-quinone oxidoreductase subunit NuoF has translation MADYKFHILVCGGTGCLSSNSRQIAENLKDAVKAAGMADEVKVLQTGCFGFCEKGPIVKILPDNTFYTQVAPEDANEIVAEHIIKGRKVNRLLYVDPENEKHISDAKHMDFYKKQMRIALRNCGFIDPENIEEYIGRDGYQALAKCLTELTPEQVIEEVKKSGLRGRGGAGFPTGMKWQFARGYQGDEKYVVCNADEGDPGAFMDRSILEGDPNSIIEAMAICGYAIGASQGRVYIRAEYPLAIQRLETAIGQAREYGLLGENILGTDFSFDIQLCFGAGAFVCGEETALIHSMEGNRGEPTTKPPFPAESGFWGKPTNVNNVETFANVPVIFLKGADWFNKIGTEKSKGTKVFALAGKINNVGLIEVPMGTTLREVIYDIGGGIKNGKKFKAAQTGGPSGGCLTEKDLDTPIDFDNLVAKGSMMGSGGLIVMDEDDCMPAVARFYLEFTEEESCGKCTPCRVGTKRLTELLKDITSGKGTMEHIAELKRISQVIKDTALCGLGQSAPNPVLSTLAHFEDEYIAHVKDHTCPAGKCTALLKFSINPDVCKGCTLCARKCPVGAISGEVRKPHTIDQAKCIKCGACMDNCKFNAISKN, from the coding sequence ATGGCAGATTATAAGTTTCATATCCTGGTCTGTGGCGGTACCGGATGTCTGTCTTCCAATTCCCGTCAGATTGCCGAGAATTTGAAGGATGCCGTGAAGGCAGCGGGCATGGCCGATGAAGTGAAGGTGCTTCAGACCGGTTGTTTTGGTTTTTGTGAGAAAGGGCCGATCGTTAAGATTCTTCCCGACAATACCTTCTATACGCAGGTAGCCCCGGAGGATGCAAATGAGATCGTAGCAGAACATATTATAAAAGGACGTAAGGTAAATCGTCTTTTGTATGTGGATCCTGAGAATGAAAAGCATATTTCTGATGCAAAGCATATGGACTTCTATAAGAAGCAGATGCGTATTGCACTGAGAAACTGCGGCTTCATCGATCCGGAAAATATTGAAGAGTACATTGGCCGTGACGGATATCAGGCACTGGCAAAGTGCTTGACCGAGCTGACGCCTGAGCAGGTTATTGAAGAGGTTAAAAAGTCTGGCCTTCGCGGACGCGGCGGCGCAGGTTTCCCCACTGGTATGAAATGGCAGTTTGCCCGCGGCTATCAGGGTGATGAGAAATATGTTGTATGTAATGCCGATGAGGGTGACCCGGGTGCATTCATGGATCGTTCCATTTTGGAGGGCGACCCGAACAGCATCATTGAGGCAATGGCGATCTGCGGTTATGCGATCGGCGCCTCTCAGGGCCGTGTATACATCCGTGCAGAGTATCCGCTGGCGATTCAGCGTCTGGAGACAGCGATTGGGCAGGCCCGCGAATACGGACTCTTGGGTGAGAACATACTAGGAACAGATTTTTCCTTTGATATTCAGCTTTGCTTCGGCGCCGGCGCGTTCGTATGCGGCGAGGAGACAGCTTTGATTCATTCTATGGAAGGAAATCGAGGCGAGCCCACAACGAAGCCTCCGTTCCCGGCTGAGAGCGGTTTTTGGGGCAAGCCTACCAATGTAAATAACGTAGAGACCTTTGCCAATGTGCCGGTTATTTTCTTAAAGGGCGCAGATTGGTTTAACAAGATTGGTACCGAGAAGAGCAAAGGTACAAAGGTGTTTGCTCTGGCTGGTAAGATCAATAACGTAGGTCTGATCGAGGTACCCATGGGTACGACCCTGCGTGAAGTTATCTATGATATCGGTGGCGGCATTAAAAACGGCAAGAAGTTTAAAGCAGCACAGACAGGCGGTCCTTCCGGTGGATGTCTGACGGAGAAGGATCTGGATACGCCGATCGATTTTGATAATCTGGTTGCTAAGGGTTCCATGATGGGCTCCGGCGGTCTGATTGTTATGGATGAAGACGACTGTATGCCGGCAGTGGCCCGCTTCTATCTGGAGTTTACCGAGGAGGAGTCCTGCGGTAAGTGTACACCCTGCCGTGTAGGCACCAAGCGTCTGACAGAGCTTTTGAAGGATATCACCAGCGGCAAGGGAACGATGGAGCATATTGCTGAGCTAAAGAGAATTTCTCAGGTGATCAAGGATACCGCTCTGTGTGGCCTGGGTCAGTCTGCTCCTAATCCGGTTCTTTCTACGCTGGCTCACTTTGAAGATGAATATATTGCGCATGTAAAAGATCATACCTGCCCGGCTGGTAAATGTACGGCGCTGCTGAAGTTCTCGATCAATCCGGATGTATGTAAGGGATGTACCCTGTGTGCCAGAAAGTGTCCGGTGGGCGCTATCTCCGGCGAAGTGCGCAAGCCTCATACAATCGATCAGGCTAAATGTATCAAGTGCGGCGCTTGTATGGATAACTGTAAGTTTAACGCTATTTCTAAAAATTAA
- a CDS encoding 4Fe-4S binding protein yields the protein MINVTIDGLETQVEAGSTILQAAEQVGVHIPTLCYLDLHEIGIENKPASCRVCVVEVVGRRNLAPACATPVSEGMVVKTNTPKVLESRKTVLELMLSDHPKDCLTCAKSGQCELQALAESMGIRKVRVTGTAMSTYQKDETSPSIVRDQDKCIMCRRCETVCNQIQSVGALSAVNRGFNAVVSTAFELPINETVCTFCGQCIQVCPVGALTEKSNIDQVIEALGDPDKTVIVNTAPAVRAALGEEFGVEPGYSVTGQMVAALRRIGFDYVFDTDFAADLTIMEEGHELIERLNKFLKGEPVAMPMITSCCPAWINFIETQFPELQDLPSSAKSPMEMFGAMAKSYFAQKKGIDPEDLVVVSVMPCTAKKFEAQRDEMNTNGTSRKDIDISITTRELAELIKQMNIDLVELEEEDFDDPLGESTGAAVIFGKTGGVMEAALRTAYEVVTGKELGNVEFEDVRNINYGMKVAHIPVGDITLNVAIASGLGNARAIMEEIKAGNPNNLHFIEIMACPGGCVNGGGQPHHFGDLSIIQDRQAALCEEDENKTIRKSHENPSIKKIYEEFLGEPGSHKAHEYLHTPAHVFREKV from the coding sequence ATGATCAATGTTACCATCGATGGACTGGAGACACAGGTTGAGGCCGGCAGCACGATTCTGCAGGCAGCTGAACAGGTTGGCGTCCATATTCCTACACTGTGTTATCTGGATCTTCACGAAATTGGTATTGAAAATAAACCGGCATCCTGCCGTGTCTGTGTTGTAGAAGTAGTTGGCCGCCGCAATCTGGCGCCTGCCTGTGCAACACCTGTATCGGAGGGTATGGTTGTTAAAACCAATACGCCTAAGGTGCTGGAGTCTCGCAAAACCGTTCTGGAGCTGATGCTTTCCGATCATCCAAAGGATTGCTTAACCTGTGCAAAATCTGGACAGTGTGAGCTGCAGGCCTTGGCAGAGTCCATGGGCATCCGTAAGGTGCGTGTGACTGGTACGGCTATGTCAACCTATCAGAAGGATGAGACGTCTCCTTCTATCGTACGTGATCAGGATAAATGTATTATGTGCCGCCGCTGCGAAACTGTTTGTAATCAGATTCAGAGTGTGGGCGCTCTGTCTGCTGTAAACCGTGGATTTAATGCAGTGGTTTCTACGGCCTTTGAACTGCCGATCAATGAGACAGTTTGTACCTTCTGCGGTCAGTGTATTCAGGTATGTCCGGTAGGGGCGCTGACAGAGAAGAGCAATATCGATCAGGTGATCGAGGCTCTGGGTGACCCGGATAAAACAGTCATCGTCAATACGGCGCCGGCTGTACGTGCTGCGCTGGGCGAAGAGTTCGGCGTAGAGCCCGGCTACAGCGTAACAGGCCAGATGGTCGCTGCGCTGCGCAGAATCGGTTTTGATTATGTATTTGATACTGATTTTGCAGCCGATCTGACTATTATGGAAGAGGGGCATGAGCTGATCGAGCGTTTGAATAAGTTCCTGAAAGGGGAGCCTGTAGCGATGCCGATGATCACCTCCTGCTGTCCGGCTTGGATCAACTTCATCGAGACGCAGTTCCCTGAGCTGCAGGATCTGCCGTCCAGCGCTAAATCTCCGATGGAGATGTTCGGCGCTATGGCTAAGTCCTATTTCGCACAGAAGAAAGGAATCGATCCGGAGGATCTGGTAGTTGTATCTGTAATGCCCTGTACGGCAAAGAAATTTGAAGCACAGCGCGATGAGATGAACACCAACGGTACCTCCCGTAAGGATATCGATATCTCGATCACAACACGTGAGCTGGCAGAATTGATTAAGCAGATGAATATCGATTTGGTTGAGCTTGAAGAAGAAGACTTTGACGATCCGCTTGGCGAGTCCACTGGCGCAGCCGTTATTTTCGGAAAGACCGGCGGTGTTATGGAAGCAGCGCTGCGTACCGCTTATGAAGTGGTGACAGGCAAAGAGCTTGGCAATGTCGAATTTGAGGACGTGCGCAACATCAACTATGGTATGAAGGTTGCTCATATTCCGGTAGGCGATATTACGCTCAATGTAGCGATTGCCAGCGGACTTGGCAATGCGCGCGCAATCATGGAGGAGATCAAGGCAGGCAATCCGAACAATCTCCACTTTATCGAGATTATGGCTTGCCCTGGCGGCTGCGTCAATGGCGGCGGTCAGCCTCATCACTTTGGCGATCTGAGCATTATTCAGGATCGTCAGGCAGCGCTTTGTGAAGAAGATGAGAATAAGACCATCCGTAAGTCTCATGAGAATCCTTCTATCAAGAAGATCTATGAGGAGTTCTTAGGTGAGCCCGGTTCTCATAAGGCACATGAGTATCTGCATACGCCTGCTCATGTTTTCAGAGAAAAAGTCTGA
- a CDS encoding ATP-binding cassette domain-containing protein, with the protein MIEVKNLTKRYGDHLALDDISFTVEDGEIVGFLGPNGAGKSTTMNIITGYLSSTEGQILVDGVDVLENPLEAKQKIGYLPEIPPLYVDMTVEEYLAFVCDLKHIPIAKKTETIDQVSKLAKVQDVKGRLIRNLSKGYRQRVGLAQALVGNPEVLILDEPTVGLDPKQIIEVRDLIKNLSKKHTILLSSHILQEVQAVCDKLVIINHGRIVAIDTPDALSKNILQINKLELRIKGSKNDILKGIKAIEGVRQAEILRIREEGTVDINVETEEEVDVREPIFRFCSESGYPILMMKTEEINLEDIFLQVTGEREARR; encoded by the coding sequence TTGATAGAAGTAAAAAATCTAACAAAGCGGTATGGAGATCATCTGGCACTGGATGATATCTCTTTTACTGTAGAAGACGGAGAGATTGTTGGCTTCTTAGGACCGAACGGAGCCGGCAAATCGACGACGATGAACATTATTACCGGATATCTCTCCTCTACCGAAGGACAGATTTTGGTGGATGGGGTGGATGTGCTGGAAAATCCGTTGGAGGCCAAGCAAAAAATTGGATATTTGCCGGAGATACCGCCGCTATATGTGGATATGACGGTAGAAGAATACTTGGCGTTTGTCTGTGATCTGAAGCATATTCCGATTGCTAAAAAGACAGAGACCATTGATCAGGTCAGTAAGCTAGCCAAGGTACAGGATGTAAAAGGCCGTCTGATCCGTAATCTTTCTAAAGGATACCGGCAGCGTGTCGGTTTGGCGCAGGCACTTGTGGGCAATCCAGAGGTACTCATTCTGGACGAGCCTACAGTGGGTCTTGATCCTAAGCAGATCATAGAGGTTCGGGATCTGATTAAAAACCTAAGCAAGAAACATACAATTTTATTAAGCTCACATATTCTGCAGGAAGTGCAGGCAGTCTGCGATAAGCTTGTGATTATCAATCACGGGCGTATTGTCGCCATCGACACGCCGGATGCCCTATCTAAAAATATTTTGCAGATTAACAAGCTGGAGCTGCGGATAAAAGGATCTAAAAATGATATCCTGAAGGGCATTAAAGCGATTGAAGGCGTAAGACAAGCTGAAATCCTCAGAATACGCGAAGAAGGAACGGTTGATATCAATGTGGAGACAGAAGAGGAAGTGGACGTCAGAGAACCTATTTTCCGTTTCTGCAGTGAAAGCGGATATCCGATTCTGATGATGAAAACAGAGGAGATCAATCTGGAAGATATCTTCCTGCAGGTAACCGGAGAAAGAGAGGCCAGAAGATAA
- a CDS encoding ABC transporter permease → MKAIFLKELRTYFKNPLGYVFIGMMLVVFGVYYSLYTMYYQFADFYHVLNASSSLIVFVVPVLTMRIMSEETRNKTDQLLLTSPIKTSGIVLGKFFAAATVFTLVLLISILQPLTTVFGFNGEMSAAMTSGGYIAFFLLGITFISVGMFISSLTENQLISAVITIAVFLILMMLDGVEAILPTSRYFSLGAILIMLAIVLFLIYRAIHELVVTGIIGAGSVAALLVVFFIVPESFDGLLAKMMSSLAIFARYSDMFSGVFDFSHIIFFISVIIFFLFLTCQVVEKKRWNE, encoded by the coding sequence ATGAAAGCCATATTTTTAAAAGAACTGCGTACGTATTTTAAAAATCCGCTTGGATATGTATTCATTGGCATGATGCTGGTTGTTTTTGGTGTCTACTATTCGTTATATACGATGTATTATCAGTTTGCAGATTTCTATCATGTACTCAATGCGTCTTCTTCCCTGATTGTGTTTGTCGTGCCGGTATTAACGATGAGAATCATGTCGGAAGAGACAAGGAATAAAACAGATCAGCTGCTTTTAACATCGCCGATCAAAACCTCAGGCATTGTGCTGGGCAAATTTTTTGCAGCGGCTACCGTATTTACACTGGTTCTGCTGATCAGCATCCTGCAGCCGCTGACAACCGTCTTTGGTTTTAACGGTGAAATGTCGGCAGCGATGACCTCCGGCGGCTATATTGCCTTTTTCCTGCTGGGTATTACCTTTATTTCGGTCGGTATGTTCATTTCTTCCCTGACAGAGAATCAGCTGATTTCAGCGGTCATCACCATTGCCGTATTTTTGATTCTGATGATGCTGGACGGAGTGGAGGCAATCCTACCGACCTCCCGCTATTTCTCTTTGGGTGCGATTCTGATTATGCTGGCCATTGTGCTGTTCCTGATTTACAGAGCCATTCATGAGCTTGTTGTTACCGGGATTATCGGTGCCGGCAGTGTAGCGGCTCTTTTGGTGGTCTTCTTTATCGTACCGGAATCCTTTGACGGGCTTTTGGCAAAGATGATGTCCTCTTTGGCGATTTTTGCACGGTATAGTGATATGTTTAGCGGTGTATTTGATTTTAGTCATATTATTTTCTTTATATCGGTAATTATTTTCTTCCTGTTCCTCACTTGTCAGGTCGTGGAAAAGAAGAGATGGAACGAATAG